A window of Exiguobacterium sp. FSL W8-0210 contains these coding sequences:
- the ade gene encoding adenine deaminase encodes MEQTVRKRLIAIAAKKEKAVVVYQNISVIDVMTRETYTADVAIDSGYIAAVGEGYEGIENRPGEGLFIAPSFVDAHVHIESSMVPPSEYEQAILPLGVTTIIADPHEIANVKGAEGLSFMLDDAEGLALDVRMMLPSCVPATSFEHAGASLDAAALAPFVNHPSVHGLGEVMDYPAVERADRDMLQKIKQIEDAGKLVDGHAAGLGPREINIYGVAGIRTDHESVSKEDAIARARRGLYVEVREGSAARNLKDVLDAVTESNASRFLFCTDDKHLDDTLREGTIDYNIRYAIRHGIKRETAYAMASLHATNAYRLDDRGAIVPGRRADFVLLSDADNVVIDEVYIQGDCVARAGKTIRPIRRAHVPESLRGTLNTKPITPEVFALPLESARAHVIGVIPKSIVTEHLILDVPLQDGHFVPVPEQDLLKIAVIERHHGTSFSAVGIVKGFKMKRGAIAATVAHDSHNLVIVGASDEEMQLAAERLVQAGGGVIAVNGQEVLAELPLEIAGLMTNRPFQEVGDTLEALNDALDVLEADRSFNPYLTMSFLCLPVIPELKLTDSGLFDVKHFQHISVQAD; translated from the coding sequence ATGGAACAAACAGTGCGTAAACGATTGATCGCGATTGCTGCAAAAAAAGAGAAAGCAGTCGTCGTCTATCAGAATATTTCAGTCATTGATGTCATGACACGTGAGACATATACAGCAGATGTAGCGATTGATTCAGGTTATATTGCTGCTGTCGGAGAGGGGTATGAGGGAATCGAGAATCGTCCGGGAGAAGGACTTTTCATCGCACCAAGTTTCGTTGATGCCCACGTCCATATTGAATCATCGATGGTGCCGCCGAGTGAATATGAGCAAGCGATTCTACCGTTAGGTGTCACGACGATCATTGCCGATCCGCATGAGATCGCGAATGTCAAAGGAGCAGAAGGTTTATCCTTCATGCTAGACGATGCTGAAGGTCTCGCGCTTGATGTCCGGATGATGTTACCGAGCTGCGTACCGGCGACTTCGTTTGAACACGCGGGAGCATCACTTGATGCGGCGGCACTTGCACCGTTCGTCAATCATCCTAGTGTCCATGGTTTAGGAGAAGTCATGGATTATCCAGCGGTCGAACGAGCCGATCGCGATATGCTCCAAAAAATTAAACAGATCGAAGACGCAGGAAAACTGGTCGATGGTCATGCTGCGGGACTTGGACCACGCGAAATTAACATTTATGGTGTCGCCGGAATTCGAACGGATCATGAATCTGTCAGTAAGGAAGATGCGATCGCCCGAGCGCGTCGTGGTTTGTATGTCGAAGTGCGGGAAGGATCAGCTGCCCGAAACTTGAAGGATGTACTCGATGCTGTGACAGAGAGCAACGCGAGCCGTTTCCTCTTCTGTACGGACGATAAGCATTTGGATGACACGTTACGAGAGGGAACGATCGACTATAATATCCGCTATGCGATTCGTCATGGAATTAAACGCGAAACAGCGTATGCGATGGCATCGTTGCATGCGACGAACGCGTATCGTTTAGACGATCGGGGAGCCATCGTACCAGGACGCCGGGCGGACTTCGTCTTGTTATCCGATGCCGATAACGTCGTGATTGACGAGGTGTATATTCAAGGTGATTGTGTTGCGCGAGCTGGGAAAACGATTCGACCTATTCGACGTGCTCATGTGCCGGAGTCATTACGTGGAACCTTGAATACAAAACCGATTACACCAGAAGTATTTGCCCTTCCACTTGAATCAGCACGGGCGCATGTCATCGGAGTCATTCCAAAAAGCATCGTCACCGAGCACTTGATTCTCGACGTTCCACTTCAAGACGGGCATTTCGTGCCCGTGCCGGAGCAGGATCTCTTAAAGATCGCTGTCATTGAACGGCATCACGGCACATCCTTCTCGGCAGTCGGGATTGTCAAAGGTTTCAAGATGAAACGCGGAGCGATTGCAGCGACTGTTGCCCATGATTCGCACAACCTCGTCATCGTTGGCGCGTCGGATGAGGAAATGCAACTGGCTGCGGAACGTCTCGTCCAAGCGGGTGGAGGAGTCATTGCTGTCAATGGGCAAGAGGTACTTGCTGAGTTACCGCTTGAAATCGCTGGACTGATGACGAATCGTCCCTTCCAAGAAGTTGGAGATACACTCGAAGCATTGAATGATGCCCTCGATGTGTTAGAGGCGGATCGTTCCTTTAATCCCTATTTGACGATGTCATTCCTTTGCTTACCGGTCATTCCGGAGTTGAAGCTGACCGACAGTGGATTATTCGACGTAAAACACTTTCAGCATATTTCAGTACAAGCAGACTGA
- a CDS encoding MgtC/SapB family protein → MNWIHVFQLEDLLKLLLAATLGIFIGFEREIKNKPVGIRTSLVITLISCLLTIVSIKSVLLYHDMATNVQMDPMRLVAQIITGIGFIGAGVILRRPHDIVSGLTTAAIIWSASGIGIAVGAGFIWESIFLVLFLFLLLEGLTRMMGRINNSRFEANVLVAHLLLPSGLDPTDIVLALERKGVRITNMRLRGNPVRLTLRMYSPHKLTLFLLYDYLKSLGIEDIDLDQ, encoded by the coding sequence ATGAACTGGATTCATGTATTTCAGCTCGAAGACCTTCTAAAACTCCTGTTAGCCGCTACGCTTGGAATTTTCATCGGATTCGAGCGTGAAATCAAAAATAAACCGGTTGGTATACGCACTAGCCTCGTAATTACCCTGATCAGTTGCTTGTTAACCATTGTTTCCATCAAATCGGTCTTACTCTACCATGACATGGCGACGAATGTTCAGATGGATCCGATGCGTCTCGTCGCCCAAATCATTACCGGAATCGGTTTTATCGGCGCTGGTGTCATCTTACGTCGACCGCATGATATCGTCAGCGGATTAACGACTGCCGCTATTATTTGGAGTGCAAGCGGGATTGGAATCGCTGTCGGTGCAGGTTTCATCTGGGAGTCGATTTTTCTCGTTCTCTTTCTCTTCCTCTTACTGGAAGGTTTAACTCGGATGATGGGACGTATCAACAATAGTCGGTTCGAAGCAAATGTCCTCGTTGCGCATCTTTTACTTCCTTCCGGACTTGATCCGACGGACATCGTTCTTGCTCTTGAGCGTAAAGGTGTCCGTATTACGAATATGCGTTTACGTGGTAATCCCGTTCGATTGACGTTACGAATGTATTCCCCGCATAAGCTGACCTTATTCCTACTTTATGACTATTTGAAATCGCTTGGAATTGAGGATATAGACCTTGATCAGTGA
- a CDS encoding ABC transporter permease/substrate-binding protein: MSGFFDYVKNNTDQIGDLLLEHLQLTVFAVVIAVVLGIPIGILITRYQKFAKPVLALTSVVQAVPSLALLGFLIPFIGIGSTPAIIMVVLYSLLPIVKNTYTGLSSIPGDTLEAAKGIGLTDRQILSKVQIPLALPIMMAGIRISAVTAVGLMTISAFIGAGGLGYLVFSGIQTVDNNQILAGAIPAGILALVIDFVVSRIEYSVAPNGIPLADGRIKNKARKRRKAMPAGRKIAIASIVFLLIGGTVAYSFLKEDKIVIGSKNFTEQLILGNMLADLIEDKTDLEVERQLNLGGTKVAYGALEKGEIDAYVEYTGTLLIDVLKQDVETDPETVYAKVGKMIPEKSQVDVLDPIGFNNTYALAMTKEDIEKYDLKTVSDMSKVSDRLILGSTIEFANREDGYLGLKKKYPDMKFQDVQPVDGGLRYTALTNGRTNVIDSFSTDGLLQKFDLTVLEDDKKFFPPYYAVPLVRQETLEEHPELKKVLNTLKDKITDEKMQELNYKADVEKQRPEKVARDFLIEEGLISK, encoded by the coding sequence ATGAGCGGATTCTTTGATTATGTAAAAAATAATACCGATCAGATCGGTGATTTATTGCTAGAGCACTTACAGCTGACAGTCTTTGCCGTCGTCATCGCGGTCGTTCTCGGGATTCCGATCGGGATCCTGATTACCCGTTACCAAAAGTTTGCGAAGCCTGTCCTTGCGCTGACGAGCGTCGTGCAGGCCGTTCCGAGTCTTGCTTTACTCGGTTTCTTGATTCCGTTCATTGGTATCGGATCGACACCAGCGATCATCATGGTCGTGCTTTATTCACTCTTGCCAATCGTTAAAAATACGTACACGGGTCTGTCGAGCATTCCAGGGGACACGCTCGAAGCAGCTAAAGGGATCGGTTTAACGGATCGACAAATCCTTAGTAAGGTTCAGATTCCACTTGCCTTGCCGATCATGATGGCAGGGATTCGAATTTCAGCCGTTACAGCTGTTGGTTTGATGACAATCTCAGCATTCATCGGTGCCGGTGGTCTTGGTTATCTCGTCTTCTCGGGTATTCAAACGGTTGATAATAACCAGATTCTTGCCGGAGCAATTCCAGCCGGTATTTTAGCTCTTGTCATCGACTTCGTCGTCAGTCGGATTGAATACTCCGTGGCGCCAAATGGGATTCCACTTGCAGATGGTCGAATCAAGAATAAGGCACGGAAGCGTCGTAAGGCGATGCCAGCTGGACGTAAGATCGCGATCGCAAGTATCGTCTTCTTGTTAATTGGTGGAACGGTCGCGTACTCTTTCCTCAAGGAAGATAAGATTGTCATCGGATCGAAGAACTTTACGGAACAATTGATTCTCGGAAATATGTTAGCGGATTTAATCGAAGATAAAACGGATTTGGAAGTCGAACGTCAATTGAACCTCGGGGGGACGAAAGTCGCTTACGGTGCGCTTGAAAAAGGGGAAATTGACGCGTATGTCGAGTACACAGGTACTTTGTTGATCGACGTGCTCAAGCAAGACGTCGAGACGGATCCGGAAACGGTCTATGCAAAAGTCGGGAAGATGATTCCTGAGAAAAGTCAGGTCGACGTCCTGGACCCAATCGGTTTCAACAATACGTATGCCCTTGCCATGACGAAAGAAGATATCGAAAAATATGACTTGAAGACGGTGTCAGATATGTCAAAAGTCAGTGATCGTTTGATTCTCGGATCAACAATCGAATTTGCGAACCGGGAAGATGGTTATCTTGGGCTGAAGAAAAAGTACCCGGACATGAAATTCCAAGATGTACAACCCGTCGATGGAGGACTCCGTTATACAGCACTGACGAATGGTCGAACGAACGTCATCGATAGCTTCTCAACAGATGGTTTGTTACAAAAATTCGATTTAACAGTGCTAGAAGACGATAAAAAGTTCTTCCCACCATACTATGCGGTACCGCTTGTTCGTCAAGAAACACTTGAAGAACATCCGGAGCTGAAGAAAGTCCTCAACACGTTAAAAGATAAGATTACGGATGAGAAGATGCAAGAATTGAATTACAAAGCAGATGTCGAGAAACAGCGCCCTGAAAAAGTCGCACGTGATTTCTTGATCGAGGAAGGATTAATTTCAAAATAA
- a CDS encoding ABC transporter ATP-binding protein, giving the protein MIEFKNVGKQFKDNVVLKGLSLEIQKGELVVFIGPSGCGKTTSLKMINRLIEPSSGTILVNGKDIMKTDTIELRRHMGYVIQQTGLFPHMTVRENIQLIAGLEGKNHDEMDQRTEQLLTMVGLDPKQFIDRYPSELSGGQQQRVGFARALMNDPDVILMDEPFSALDPVTRNDLQEELFNLQEEVKKTIVFVTHDMDEAIKLADRICIMRDGEIVQFDTPEEILRHPKDEYVESFIGKNKIWSSPEFIKAEDIMIEDPVSISGKRTLLQGIEIMRGRKVDSLLITDRDRVLQGLIKLKNIQTIPDKSQRIEEVMEGEIIAVNEHDSLLDVLEVMNQEETGYLPVTDATGKLRGLITRSSLLSVLSEQFIHEEEVQ; this is encoded by the coding sequence ATGATCGAATTCAAAAACGTCGGTAAGCAGTTTAAGGACAATGTCGTCTTGAAAGGCTTATCGCTCGAGATTCAAAAGGGTGAACTCGTTGTTTTCATCGGACCAAGTGGCTGTGGGAAAACGACGTCACTTAAGATGATCAATCGACTGATCGAACCTTCTTCAGGCACGATTTTGGTCAACGGGAAGGACATCATGAAGACGGACACGATCGAATTAAGACGTCATATGGGATATGTCATTCAGCAAACCGGCTTGTTCCCTCACATGACGGTCCGGGAAAACATTCAATTGATTGCTGGGCTTGAGGGGAAGAACCACGATGAGATGGATCAACGGACAGAACAACTGTTGACGATGGTCGGGCTTGATCCAAAGCAATTCATCGATCGATATCCGAGCGAACTCAGTGGTGGGCAGCAACAGCGTGTTGGTTTCGCACGAGCTTTAATGAATGATCCTGATGTCATTTTGATGGATGAGCCGTTCAGTGCACTCGATCCCGTTACCCGTAACGATCTACAGGAAGAACTTTTTAACTTGCAGGAAGAAGTGAAAAAGACGATCGTTTTCGTCACCCATGATATGGATGAAGCGATCAAGTTAGCGGATCGGATATGTATCATGCGTGATGGGGAAATCGTCCAGTTCGATACTCCAGAAGAAATCTTGCGTCATCCAAAAGATGAATATGTCGAATCGTTCATCGGAAAAAATAAAATCTGGAGTAGTCCAGAATTCATCAAGGCAGAAGATATCATGATCGAGGACCCAGTTTCAATCAGTGGCAAACGGACGTTGCTGCAGGGAATTGAAATCATGCGTGGACGCAAAGTCGACAGCTTGTTGATTACCGATCGTGACCGCGTCTTACAAGGGCTGATTAAGTTGAAGAACATCCAGACGATTCCGGATAAGAGCCAACGGATCGAAGAAGTGATGGAGGGCGAAATCATCGCCGTTAATGAACATGATTCATTACTCGACGTTCTTGAAGTCATGAATCAGGAAGAGACTGGTTATCTACCAGTAACGGATGCAACAGGAAAACTCAGAGGGTTGATCACGCGTAGTAGCTTACTTTCCGTCTTGAGTGAGCAATTCATTCATGAGGAGGAAGTCCAATGA
- a CDS encoding gamma carbonic anhydrase family protein, whose translation MKYRVGSLVPNIDPSVYLADGSKVIGEVTIGKDSSVWFNTVIRGDEGPIHIGERVNIQDGSMIHQYEGYPTIIEDEVTIGHMAMIHGGIIRKGALIGMSATILDEAEIGEGAFVAAGSLVPPKMKVPAGAMVMGVPAKIVRDISDHDRFIMERTVRKYVKRGQQYADSCEAITEDLTSL comes from the coding sequence ATGAAATATCGTGTCGGTTCACTTGTTCCAAACATCGATCCATCCGTTTATTTAGCGGACGGATCTAAAGTCATCGGAGAGGTCACGATCGGAAAAGACTCATCTGTCTGGTTCAATACGGTCATCCGGGGAGACGAAGGTCCGATTCACATCGGGGAACGCGTCAACATCCAAGATGGTTCAATGATTCATCAGTATGAAGGGTATCCGACCATCATTGAAGATGAAGTGACGATTGGTCATATGGCGATGATTCACGGCGGAATCATTCGAAAAGGAGCGTTAATCGGAATGTCGGCGACGATCCTCGATGAAGCCGAAATCGGAGAAGGGGCATTCGTTGCTGCGGGAAGTCTTGTGCCGCCAAAAATGAAGGTACCTGCCGGCGCGATGGTCATGGGTGTTCCTGCAAAAATCGTCCGGGATATCAGTGACCATGATCGATTCATCATGGAACGAACAGTCCGAAAATACGTGAAACGAGGGCAGCAGTATGCTGACAGTTGTGAAGCCATTACAGAGGATTTGACAAGTTTGTGA